Proteins from one Arthrobacter sp. DNA4 genomic window:
- a CDS encoding class I SAM-dependent methyltransferase, with product MNQVSAFYTGPGGLVGAIGSALDAAGVDRTRLRPVDLAAVDEFHIRGRRATLEIIEALALTADSHVLDLGSGLGGPARTLAEMTGCTVIGVDLTPEFCQVATALSEWTGLSGRTRFRVGDATATGLPDRSADAALTMHVAMNIPNKHALYVEAFRVLRPGGRFVVYDVLQGEGGEVHYPVPWAADSSTSFPATLEEMRELLPSAGFDVVSEVDSSDESLAWFQRMLAKIQREGPPPVTFATFLGDDFAQMTANQVANLAERRIRTVMFVCSKPS from the coding sequence ATGAACCAGGTTTCGGCGTTCTACACCGGCCCCGGCGGACTTGTGGGGGCCATCGGTTCTGCCTTGGACGCGGCCGGTGTGGACCGTACGAGGCTGCGGCCGGTCGATCTCGCTGCTGTTGACGAGTTCCACATCCGTGGCCGCAGGGCAACCCTGGAAATCATCGAAGCACTCGCGCTCACCGCCGATTCCCATGTGCTCGACCTCGGCAGCGGACTGGGCGGGCCCGCGCGGACCCTCGCCGAAATGACCGGGTGCACGGTCATAGGGGTCGACCTCACCCCGGAGTTCTGCCAGGTAGCGACGGCACTCTCGGAGTGGACAGGCCTGTCCGGCCGTACCCGCTTCCGCGTTGGGGACGCCACAGCCACCGGTCTTCCCGATAGGTCAGCGGATGCGGCGCTGACCATGCATGTGGCCATGAACATCCCGAACAAGCATGCGCTGTATGTGGAAGCTTTCCGTGTCCTCCGGCCGGGCGGCAGGTTCGTGGTTTACGACGTCCTGCAGGGGGAAGGCGGCGAGGTGCACTACCCGGTGCCGTGGGCCGCCGACTCCTCGACGAGCTTTCCCGCGACGCTGGAAGAGATGCGCGAACTCCTCCCGTCCGCAGGTTTTGACGTCGTCTCGGAAGTCGACTCGTCGGACGAAAGCCTCGCCTGGTTCCAGAGGATGCTCGCCAAGATCCAGAGGGAGGGGCCACCGCCGGTGACCTTCGCGACTTTCCTGGGGGACGATTTCGCGCAGATGACAGCCAACCAGGTGGCCAACCTCGCCGAGCGGCGCATCCGGACCGTCATGTTCGTGTGCTCAAAGCCGTCTTGA
- a CDS encoding RNA polymerase sigma factor, with the protein MGQGDAFGDLYDRHRDRVFRHAYRLCGNHHDSEDIMAAAFLELWRRRKHVRVVEGSILPWLLVTTTNVARNRARAAARYQRLLNSLPRSREPDDASADPYRRYQNQLDNDLAQALASLTIEDLQLVSLVVFEEHTIAAAAAILNLTPSAAKSRMHRARQRLRTALNGDASTNSPTAATPVLEGERS; encoded by the coding sequence TTGGGACAGGGCGACGCTTTTGGCGACCTGTACGACCGGCACCGCGACAGGGTTTTCCGCCACGCCTACCGGCTGTGCGGAAACCACCACGATTCCGAAGACATCATGGCCGCGGCGTTCCTTGAACTGTGGCGACGGCGAAAGCACGTCCGAGTGGTCGAGGGATCCATTCTTCCCTGGCTGCTGGTCACGACCACGAACGTTGCGCGAAACCGTGCCCGTGCTGCCGCTCGCTACCAACGGCTTCTGAACTCGCTGCCGCGCAGCCGGGAACCTGACGACGCCAGTGCAGATCCCTACCGCCGATACCAAAACCAGCTGGACAACGACCTGGCACAGGCTTTGGCCAGCTTGACCATTGAGGATCTGCAGCTGGTGAGCCTGGTCGTTTTCGAAGAACACACCATCGCTGCAGCCGCGGCCATCCTGAATCTGACACCGTCAGCAGCGAAATCACGCATGCACCGAGCCAGACAGCGGCTAAGAACCGCCCTGAACGGGGATGCATCAACGAACTCACCCACGGCTGCAACCCCAGTTCTGGAAGGAGAACGGTCATGA
- a CDS encoding acyl-CoA dehydrogenase family protein produces MGTLATPDAALGARLYEAADWYDAESLLTPEERQVLSRLRSFLDANARPLLAEYWERGEFPEQLARPLIDLDLMEPAELTADGPARGIYQGFRIFELARTDASLATWYTAQAGLFRTAIRVGASAEQQAEWMPKVIDFSLKGVFSLTEPESGSDIAGGLSTTARRQADGSWILDGAKRWIGGAVTADVLAVFARDTADGQVKAFLVDRTADGVSLEKIQGKTSLRMMQNAHITLTGVRVPEAMRLHNVNSFRDVAAMLRAMRSDVAWIATGIAAGAFEAALAYVNERRQFGRTLGSFQLVQEKLARMLGNVTASLSLVVRLTEQQAKGVYRDQDSALAKMQTSLFMRDTVALAREVVGGNGITLATAVARFHADAEAVYSYEGTHEINALIIGRALTGESAFTR; encoded by the coding sequence ATGGGCACGCTGGCGACGCCGGATGCCGCCCTGGGTGCCCGGCTGTACGAAGCAGCGGACTGGTACGACGCCGAGTCCCTACTCACTCCCGAGGAGCGCCAGGTCCTGTCCCGGCTGCGGTCATTCCTGGACGCGAACGCCAGGCCCCTCCTGGCCGAGTACTGGGAACGCGGGGAGTTTCCCGAGCAGCTCGCCCGGCCGCTGATCGACCTGGACCTGATGGAACCTGCCGAGCTCACGGCCGACGGCCCGGCCCGCGGCATTTACCAGGGCTTCCGGATCTTCGAGCTTGCCCGCACGGACGCGTCCCTGGCCACCTGGTACACCGCCCAGGCCGGCCTGTTCCGGACAGCCATCCGGGTGGGTGCGTCGGCGGAACAGCAGGCCGAATGGATGCCCAAGGTCATCGACTTCTCCCTCAAGGGCGTGTTCTCGCTGACCGAACCAGAATCCGGATCGGACATCGCCGGCGGACTCTCCACCACCGCCCGGCGGCAGGCCGACGGCAGCTGGATCCTGGACGGTGCCAAACGCTGGATCGGCGGCGCAGTCACCGCGGACGTCCTCGCAGTATTCGCCCGGGACACCGCGGACGGGCAGGTCAAGGCCTTCCTCGTGGACCGGACAGCCGACGGCGTCAGCCTGGAGAAGATCCAGGGCAAGACCTCGCTGCGGATGATGCAGAACGCCCACATCACCCTCACCGGTGTCCGCGTCCCCGAGGCCATGCGCCTGCACAACGTGAACTCCTTCCGGGATGTGGCGGCGATGCTCCGGGCCATGCGCTCGGACGTCGCCTGGATCGCCACCGGCATTGCCGCCGGTGCCTTCGAGGCCGCCCTCGCCTACGTCAACGAACGCCGGCAGTTCGGCCGGACTCTAGGCTCCTTCCAGCTGGTCCAGGAAAAACTGGCCCGCATGCTGGGCAACGTCACAGCCAGCCTGTCCCTGGTGGTCCGGCTCACGGAACAGCAGGCCAAAGGCGTCTACCGCGACCAGGACTCCGCCCTGGCCAAGATGCAAACGTCCCTGTTCATGCGCGACACCGTAGCCCTGGCCCGCGAAGTGGTGGGCGGCAACGGCATCACCCTGGCAACCGCCGTCGCGCGTTTCCACGCTGACGCCGAAGCCGTTTACTCGTACGAAGGCACCCACGAGATCAACGCCCTCATCATCGGCCGCGCCCTCACCGGCGAAAGCGCCTTCACCCGCTAA
- a CDS encoding MarR family winged helix-turn-helix transcriptional regulator yields the protein MATLGTEVQTPRLAAARIGSDVGLLLAKLHAAGSVLNNKALADFGLRERSFSILTLACSGLEPTQRELADFLSLDPSQVVTLVDDLERRGLVERAQGKQDRRAKIIVSTAEGRKMHAKARTAMDAAELNQLAVLSGEESQELKRLLRKALWGAAE from the coding sequence ATGGCCACCTTGGGCACCGAAGTTCAGACACCCCGCCTTGCGGCAGCCAGGATCGGCAGTGATGTGGGCCTGCTGCTCGCCAAGCTGCACGCCGCCGGCTCGGTGCTGAACAACAAGGCGTTGGCTGACTTCGGGCTGCGGGAGCGGTCCTTCTCCATCCTGACGCTGGCGTGCAGCGGGCTTGAGCCCACGCAGCGGGAACTGGCAGATTTCCTCAGCCTGGACCCCAGCCAGGTGGTCACCCTTGTGGACGATCTGGAACGCCGCGGCCTCGTGGAACGGGCGCAGGGCAAGCAGGACCGGCGCGCCAAGATCATCGTCTCCACTGCCGAGGGGCGGAAGATGCACGCGAAGGCCCGCACCGCCATGGACGCGGCCGAACTGAACCAGCTGGCCGTGCTGTCCGGGGAGGAGTCGCAGGAACTGAAGCGGCTGCTCCGCAAGGCACTGTGGGGCGCGGCGGAGTAG
- a CDS encoding Pr6Pr family membrane protein — MSDVLTLSPPVQRNVGANRALHPDRLWIRLVRGGAGLAMLAALGQELYDATQPGNSVDIPQLISQFTFQSNLVLGLVFLVSAARPRARLPQWWDHLFGALAFYLVMTGIIYVVLVAPPGEPWWTLDMYWPWMVTHRIAPLVAGLDWLLVTRTVRGPWRRPLVWLCYPGVFLIFSWVRGALDGWYPYDFLNPGLDGGWPAVIATSALVLASFLVVGILVHLAGNARVGLARGPGKETPAQLAFPVS, encoded by the coding sequence ATGAGCGACGTGCTGACGCTGAGTCCTCCCGTTCAACGTAACGTGGGCGCCAACCGGGCGCTGCATCCGGACCGTCTATGGATCCGTCTAGTACGCGGCGGCGCCGGACTTGCCATGCTCGCGGCGCTTGGGCAGGAGCTATATGACGCGACCCAGCCCGGCAATTCCGTCGATATCCCCCAGCTCATTTCCCAGTTCACGTTCCAGTCAAACCTCGTCCTCGGGCTCGTGTTCCTTGTGTCCGCCGCGCGGCCGCGTGCGCGGCTGCCGCAGTGGTGGGACCATCTCTTCGGTGCCCTCGCGTTCTACCTGGTGATGACGGGCATTATTTATGTGGTGCTCGTGGCTCCGCCTGGTGAACCGTGGTGGACGCTGGACATGTACTGGCCGTGGATGGTGACCCATCGCATCGCACCGCTGGTCGCGGGGCTCGACTGGCTCCTGGTCACGCGCACCGTCCGAGGCCCGTGGCGGCGGCCCCTCGTCTGGCTTTGCTACCCGGGGGTGTTCCTGATCTTCTCCTGGGTGCGCGGTGCCCTCGACGGCTGGTACCCCTACGACTTCCTCAACCCGGGGCTCGACGGCGGCTGGCCGGCGGTCATCGCCACCAGCGCCCTGGTACTCGCCTCGTTTCTCGTGGTCGGCATACTCGTGCACCTCGCCGGCAATGCCCGGGTGGGTCTCGCCCGCGGGCCCGGAAAGGAAACCCCTGCCCAGCTGGCATTCCCGGTAAGCTAG
- a CDS encoding MFS transporter codes for MSGHTTLAPAGTAAKRKEARTVILSSYLGSTIEFYDFLLYATAAAVAFPKVFFAGTDEWVGVVAAYATFAAGYVARPLGGVIFGHFGDKVGRKGMLIISMAMMGIASTLIGVIPGAGVIGPWGAVILVLLRVCQGIAVGGEWGGAALMALEHADPKRRGFAASFVNAGAPTGAVLGTLVMGAFSALPQDAFLAWGWRVPFLLSFVLLIVGMFVRLRVSESPIFAEAVAKEEAQGAKRKIPLLDVLRRPKALIMIMFAGAAGFGLQVVLPTFSVTYAVSKGAPQQGVLYAFAGASAISIVFVLLGGRLSDRFGRRPVMIAGLALFIAYLFPMFGMLGSGNVGLVFLAFTVALILHSSLYGPLAAFVSEQFGTTSRYTGAAVGYQLATLIGAGFTPGIIAGLYKDSGQNILPVVVFLSVMALVSIVFITLTRESKNNDLTTVR; via the coding sequence ATGTCCGGACACACCACGCTCGCACCTGCGGGCACGGCCGCCAAGCGCAAGGAAGCGCGCACGGTCATCCTGTCCAGCTATCTGGGCAGCACCATCGAGTTCTACGACTTCCTGCTGTATGCCACGGCAGCAGCAGTGGCCTTCCCCAAGGTCTTCTTCGCCGGCACGGACGAATGGGTGGGCGTCGTCGCCGCTTACGCCACCTTTGCCGCTGGGTACGTTGCCAGGCCGCTGGGTGGCGTGATCTTCGGTCACTTCGGTGACAAGGTGGGCCGCAAGGGGATGCTGATCATCTCCATGGCCATGATGGGCATCGCCTCCACCCTTATTGGTGTGATTCCGGGTGCCGGCGTGATCGGGCCGTGGGGCGCGGTCATCCTGGTGCTGCTGCGGGTCTGCCAGGGCATCGCCGTCGGCGGTGAATGGGGCGGGGCCGCACTGATGGCCCTGGAGCACGCGGACCCCAAACGGCGCGGCTTCGCGGCGTCGTTCGTCAACGCCGGTGCCCCCACCGGCGCCGTGCTGGGCACCCTGGTAATGGGCGCTTTTTCGGCCCTGCCGCAGGATGCGTTTTTGGCCTGGGGCTGGCGCGTGCCGTTCCTGCTGTCCTTCGTGCTCCTCATCGTGGGCATGTTCGTCCGCCTCCGGGTCTCCGAAAGCCCCATCTTCGCCGAGGCCGTGGCCAAAGAAGAGGCGCAGGGTGCCAAGCGCAAGATCCCGCTGCTGGACGTGCTCCGCCGGCCCAAGGCACTGATCATGATCATGTTCGCCGGGGCTGCCGGTTTCGGCCTGCAGGTGGTGCTGCCCACCTTCTCCGTGACGTACGCCGTGTCCAAGGGCGCACCGCAACAGGGCGTGCTCTACGCCTTCGCCGGAGCCTCCGCCATCTCCATCGTCTTCGTCCTGCTGGGCGGCCGCCTTTCGGACCGGTTCGGCCGCCGCCCGGTGATGATCGCCGGCCTGGCCCTGTTCATCGCCTACCTCTTCCCAATGTTCGGCATGCTCGGCTCGGGCAACGTGGGGTTGGTCTTCCTGGCCTTCACCGTGGCGCTCATCCTGCACTCCTCCCTTTACGGGCCGCTGGCGGCGTTCGTGTCCGAACAGTTCGGCACCACCTCCCGCTACACCGGCGCCGCCGTGGGCTACCAGCTGGCCACCCTCATCGGCGCAGGCTTCACCCCGGGCATCATCGCCGGACTCTACAAGGACTCCGGGCAAAACATCCTCCCGGTGGTGGTGTTCCTGTCCGTCATGGCGCTGGTCTCGATTGTCTTCATCACCCTGACGCGGGAATCTAAGAACAACGACCTCACCACGGTCCGTTAG
- a CDS encoding amidohydrolase family protein has translation MADRYELGIDPTKLDAIDMHVHLEVDSCGHGSLPEELTEASAKYFKAEDRAPSLDRIAEVYRGVNMAAVVFTVDARTQLKHEPNSIPELIAGAARNNDVLIPFGSVDPRTGEDAIAGAKHQAIELGARGFKFHPSLQGFDPSSERFYPLWETLQELGLPAIFHTGQNGMGAGLPGGFGIKLAYSNPLLLDAVAADFPGLQIIMAHPSVPWQDEANSIATHKANVFIDLSGWSPKYFPESLVKASNSYLQDKVLFGTDFPLITPQKWLGAFADLPLKDEVRPKILKDNAVRLLGLGG, from the coding sequence ATGGCCGACCGTTACGAACTGGGCATCGACCCCACAAAGCTCGATGCCATCGACATGCACGTCCACCTTGAGGTGGACAGCTGCGGCCACGGTTCCCTGCCGGAGGAACTGACCGAAGCCTCGGCCAAGTACTTCAAGGCCGAGGACCGCGCCCCGTCCCTGGACCGCATCGCCGAGGTTTACCGCGGAGTGAACATGGCCGCCGTCGTCTTCACCGTGGACGCCCGCACCCAACTCAAGCACGAGCCCAACAGCATCCCCGAACTCATCGCCGGTGCCGCCCGGAACAATGACGTCCTGATCCCGTTCGGCAGCGTGGACCCTCGCACCGGCGAGGACGCCATCGCCGGCGCCAAACACCAGGCCATCGAACTCGGCGCCCGCGGCTTCAAGTTCCACCCGTCCCTGCAGGGCTTCGACCCCTCCAGCGAGCGCTTCTACCCGCTCTGGGAAACCCTCCAGGAACTGGGCCTGCCCGCCATCTTCCACACCGGCCAAAACGGAATGGGCGCGGGCCTTCCCGGCGGTTTCGGCATCAAGCTGGCCTACTCCAACCCCCTGCTCCTGGACGCCGTGGCCGCGGACTTCCCGGGCCTGCAGATCATCATGGCCCACCCGTCCGTGCCGTGGCAGGACGAGGCCAACTCCATCGCCACCCATAAGGCCAACGTGTTCATCGACCTTTCCGGCTGGTCGCCCAAGTACTTCCCGGAATCGCTGGTGAAGGCCTCCAACTCCTACCTCCAGGACAAGGTGCTGTTCGGCACCGACTTCCCGCTGATCACCCCGCAAAAGTGGCTCGGGGCCTTCGCGGACCTCCCGCTGAAGGACGAGGTCCGGCCCAAGATCCTCAAGGACAACGCGGTCCGCCTCCTCGGGCTGGGTGGCTGA
- a CDS encoding TetR/AcrR family transcriptional regulator: MARPVVHDAALRRRLLDAAASLISRDGVASVSLRSIAATAGTSTTAVYSLFGGKAELLTAVLDDGFASFAASQQAAGAAGLEALGRAYRTWALEHPALYGLMFGGSLASQVPCTPTPGATEPSIAPLFTAVAAALPGAADDEIASMVGVVWGQVHGLVSLELAGAPAAGWTWDAAYDAAIRQIGRSLGRYT, from the coding sequence ATGGCAAGACCCGTAGTCCACGATGCGGCCCTGCGTCGCAGGCTGCTCGACGCCGCAGCCTCCTTGATCAGCCGTGACGGCGTTGCCTCCGTATCGTTGCGCAGTATTGCCGCAACCGCTGGGACTTCGACGACGGCGGTGTACTCGCTCTTCGGGGGCAAGGCGGAATTGCTGACTGCCGTGCTTGACGACGGCTTCGCGTCCTTTGCTGCCTCCCAACAAGCAGCCGGCGCTGCCGGCCTCGAAGCATTGGGCCGGGCTTACCGAACCTGGGCGCTCGAGCATCCCGCCCTCTACGGCTTGATGTTCGGCGGCTCGCTGGCCAGCCAAGTGCCGTGTACGCCGACGCCGGGAGCCACTGAGCCATCGATCGCGCCGCTGTTCACCGCGGTCGCCGCAGCCCTGCCCGGAGCAGCAGATGATGAGATCGCCTCTATGGTCGGCGTTGTCTGGGGCCAGGTCCACGGGCTGGTGTCACTAGAGCTGGCCGGCGCACCCGCAGCTGGCTGGACGTGGGATGCGGCCTATGATGCCGCCATCCGGCAGATCGGTCGATCTCTTGGACGCTACACGTAA
- a CDS encoding DUF4188 domain-containing protein: MSQQVLKGRFTADPGGGPVTVFLIGMRANRWWKFGKVVRVGAAMPKMLAYLAKTPEAGLLGYQQWFGRTTIMVTYWKSPEDLQRFAADRSAPHLEPWRRFMRESAGNGDVGVWHETYETVPGGRESVYSDMPVFGLAAATGHVPVGAGLNTARQRLEAGGPDGRPSARG, from the coding sequence ATGTCACAGCAAGTGCTCAAAGGACGTTTCACTGCCGATCCCGGGGGTGGCCCCGTGACGGTCTTCCTGATCGGGATGCGTGCAAACCGGTGGTGGAAGTTCGGGAAGGTGGTACGGGTGGGGGCGGCCATGCCCAAAATGCTTGCCTACCTAGCCAAGACGCCGGAGGCTGGCTTGCTGGGCTACCAGCAATGGTTCGGGCGGACCACCATCATGGTCACCTACTGGAAAAGCCCGGAGGATTTGCAGCGGTTCGCGGCCGACCGGTCGGCGCCGCACCTTGAGCCCTGGCGCCGGTTCATGCGCGAATCAGCCGGCAATGGCGACGTCGGCGTATGGCACGAAACCTATGAGACGGTTCCGGGTGGCAGGGAAAGCGTGTATAGCGATATGCCGGTCTTTGGGTTGGCAGCGGCCACCGGCCATGTGCCGGTGGGAGCAGGACTGAACACCGCACGCCAGCGTTTGGAGGCAGGTGGCCCAGACGGTCGACCGTCGGCGCGGGGTTGA
- a CDS encoding SDR family NAD(P)-dependent oxidoreductase, which produces MSLNGKVAIVTGSGQGLGLAYARELASQGAAVVINDVNADTAAQAVSQIEADGGRATAVVVPVGTTDAAKALVAGAVDTFGGLDILVTNAGILRDKSLLKMTDEDFDLVINVHLKGTFTCVREAYAYFKEHNVRGRIITIGSPTGQRGNFGQTNYAAAKAGIVGMVRTWALEMKKAGVTVNSVIPVAATAMTKTVPYFQKAVEADERGEAMPSFFRHDLGFGTADDVSGLVAFLASDEAANITGQAIGAGGDRLQVWTHPEAATTEYREGGWSYEALHENAGHLFTAETLQTYGEEFLPLPEDLKPAQPAEAR; this is translated from the coding sequence ATGAGCTTGAACGGCAAGGTTGCAATCGTCACCGGCAGCGGGCAGGGTCTCGGCCTCGCCTACGCCAGGGAGCTCGCCAGCCAGGGCGCCGCCGTCGTCATCAACGACGTCAACGCCGACACCGCCGCGCAGGCCGTCTCCCAGATCGAGGCCGACGGCGGCCGCGCCACCGCCGTGGTGGTTCCGGTGGGCACCACCGATGCCGCCAAGGCGCTGGTGGCCGGAGCCGTGGACACCTTCGGCGGCCTGGACATCCTGGTCACCAACGCCGGCATCCTCCGCGACAAGTCCCTGCTCAAAATGACGGACGAGGACTTCGACCTGGTGATCAACGTCCACCTCAAGGGCACCTTCACCTGCGTCCGCGAGGCCTACGCCTACTTCAAGGAACACAACGTCCGGGGCCGCATCATCACCATCGGTTCGCCAACGGGCCAGCGCGGCAACTTCGGCCAGACCAACTACGCCGCCGCCAAGGCCGGCATCGTGGGCATGGTCCGCACCTGGGCGCTGGAAATGAAGAAGGCCGGCGTGACGGTCAACAGCGTCATCCCCGTGGCCGCCACCGCCATGACCAAGACCGTGCCCTACTTCCAGAAAGCCGTGGAAGCGGACGAGCGCGGCGAGGCCATGCCGTCCTTCTTCCGCCACGACCTGGGCTTTGGAACGGCCGACGACGTCTCCGGACTGGTTGCCTTCCTCGCCTCCGACGAGGCAGCCAACATCACCGGCCAGGCCATCGGCGCCGGCGGTGACCGGCTTCAGGTCTGGACCCACCCGGAAGCGGCCACCACCGAGTACCGCGAGGGCGGCTGGAGTTATGAGGCGCTGCATGAAAACGCCGGCCACCTGTTCACCGCGGAAACGCTCCAAACGTATGGCGAAGAATTCCTTCCCCTGCCGGAGGACCTGAAGCCCGCACAGCCCGCCGAGGCCCGCTGA
- a CDS encoding MaoC family dehydratase, with the protein MPNLVVDFDTLLTLSGKDLGTTDYRQITQEQINLFADATDDHQWIHTDPERAKDGPFGAPIAHGFLTLSLIIPFWGELFDVEGVTTKVNYGLDKVRFTSPVTAGSKVRMQATIAEVTEVKGGAQIKVNATIEIEGQERPAVVAEFLARFYK; encoded by the coding sequence ATGCCCAATCTCGTCGTCGATTTCGACACCCTGCTCACCCTGTCCGGCAAGGACCTCGGCACCACCGACTACCGCCAGATCACCCAGGAACAGATCAACCTGTTCGCGGACGCCACCGACGACCACCAGTGGATCCACACCGACCCCGAACGGGCCAAGGACGGCCCGTTCGGCGCACCCATCGCCCACGGTTTCCTCACCCTGTCCCTGATCATCCCGTTCTGGGGCGAGCTGTTCGACGTCGAGGGCGTCACCACCAAGGTCAACTACGGCCTGGACAAGGTCCGCTTCACCTCACCGGTCACCGCGGGCTCCAAGGTCCGCATGCAGGCCACCATCGCCGAGGTGACCGAGGTCAAGGGCGGCGCCCAGATCAAGGTCAACGCCACCATCGAGATCGAAGGCCAGGAACGCCCGGCCGTCGTGGCCGAATTCCTGGCCCGCTTCTACAAGTAA
- a CDS encoding SHOCT domain-containing protein encodes MNEHAVPSPADGYLFEFKGKHPLRETARWVSGVGLVCAGVAIAIIGTAFHSYLSMPLGIAVAVLGAIMLVLYALTKSRTKATAAASGTVGKRHTKNQSTGPHSVAADLSLLADLYSRGALSTEEFSAAKRRILES; translated from the coding sequence ATGAACGAGCACGCGGTTCCCAGTCCTGCCGACGGGTACTTGTTTGAGTTCAAAGGAAAGCACCCCCTTCGTGAGACAGCCCGCTGGGTATCTGGCGTCGGTTTGGTTTGCGCGGGAGTAGCCATCGCAATCATAGGGACAGCCTTCCATTCGTACTTATCCATGCCGCTTGGGATTGCCGTAGCGGTTCTTGGTGCCATCATGCTTGTCTTGTACGCACTGACAAAGAGCCGAACGAAGGCCACGGCGGCTGCTTCTGGCACGGTTGGCAAGCGCCATACGAAGAATCAAAGCACCGGCCCGCACTCGGTCGCAGCGGATCTTTCCCTTCTTGCGGACCTCTATTCGAGGGGCGCCCTCAGCACAGAAGAATTTTCCGCAGCCAAACGTCGCATACTCGAAAGCTAA
- a CDS encoding peptidase M56 family protein, translating to MNQLHVDDLFSDALRTKLVTEVEKIAPSRAKKRARLWAGTAAVAGIGLLGGVGATAAGLFSTPGSSQVTPLASPVTEIHTGTATVQLGHTPEGATGIELQLNCLTPGRFEFEDGANATCKPEDVGTRQDWTGYTLPLTAGKESITITTSPQASWKLTAQYVNTEITDWAVNPHGDTYGAANENGSPDLVAVIATNGTSGYAYRTDLEDANGTTASKTFKSPADALAWQESIKGKEFVVPVYDSTGKTVVGEFVIGRGTGTSGVVGEPAPECAGVPPTLGPGETYPCPGLSTTETGRPAIPVPSK from the coding sequence ATGAATCAGCTCCACGTGGACGACCTCTTCAGTGACGCCCTGCGCACGAAACTCGTGACAGAAGTCGAAAAAATCGCTCCTTCCCGGGCAAAGAAGCGCGCCAGACTCTGGGCTGGAACTGCGGCAGTTGCCGGCATCGGCCTCCTAGGCGGTGTCGGCGCGACCGCCGCCGGCCTGTTTTCAACTCCCGGCTCCTCGCAGGTGACACCCCTGGCATCTCCTGTGACAGAGATACACACAGGAACGGCCACTGTTCAGCTCGGTCACACACCCGAAGGCGCCACAGGCATCGAACTGCAGCTCAACTGCCTCACTCCTGGGCGCTTTGAATTCGAGGACGGCGCCAACGCCACCTGCAAACCGGAGGACGTTGGAACACGCCAGGACTGGACCGGTTACACGCTGCCTCTCACGGCCGGAAAAGAGAGCATCACCATCACTACGAGCCCCCAAGCCAGCTGGAAACTAACAGCCCAGTACGTCAATACCGAAATTACCGACTGGGCAGTGAACCCCCATGGAGATACCTACGGTGCTGCAAACGAAAACGGAAGCCCCGACCTGGTCGCCGTCATAGCAACAAACGGGACAAGCGGATACGCCTACCGAACCGACCTCGAGGACGCCAACGGAACAACAGCCAGCAAAACGTTCAAGAGCCCCGCGGACGCCCTCGCCTGGCAGGAATCAATCAAGGGCAAAGAGTTCGTCGTCCCCGTCTACGACTCAACGGGCAAAACCGTGGTCGGCGAATTCGTCATCGGCCGCGGAACCGGCACCTCCGGAGTCGTGGGAGAACCGGCACCGGAATGCGCCGGAGTTCCGCCCACACTGGGTCCTGGCGAAACCTACCCCTGCCCCGGCCTGTCGACAACCGAAACCGGACGCCCCGCAATCCCAGTCCCTTCAAAGTAA